The Kocuria turfanensis genome contains the following window.
CGGTGGGGGGCCATTTCGTTCCGCGCCGCGCCCCCGCCCCTGACGGCGACGACCTCCGCCCGGTGGCTGGACCGGTGGCTAGAGTGGGGCGCATGAGGCTGAACCTGGGCGCCCTGCGGCGGCTCGCCGCCCGCGCCGTGGACGTCTACCACCGTGCCGCCCGGCCCCGGCCCGCCGCGCCGCCGCGGGCCGGCGAGGGCCGCCCCGCGGGGCTCTCCCGCCCCTACCCGGGCGACTGGACCGGACCGGTCCGCCCCGTCTACCGCCCCCTGTCGGACGGCCAGGCCGACCCCGGCGAGATCGTCTGGACGTGGGTGCCCTTCGAGGAGGACCACCGCCGCGGCAAGGACCGGCCCGTGCTGGTCGTGGACCGCGCCGGGGACCACCTGCTGTGCCTGATGCTCACCTCCCGGGACCGCACCGACGGGCTCGGGCAGGACCCCGACTACGTGGACGTCGGTGCGGGACCGTGGGACCCCCGGGGCCGGCCCTCCGAGGTCAAGCTCGACCGCGTGGTCCGGGTGCTGCCTGCGGACGTGCGCCGGGAGGGCGCGGTCCTGCCCGAGGACCTGTTCGACCGGGTGGCCGCGCGGCTCGTCCGCCGGCGCGGCTGAACTCCCCGGGCTCCCGGCCGGGCGCGTGTCGCCGCCGCCCGACGACCGGGTGCGGTCTGCTAGACTCTTCTGCTGTGTGTCCGCGCTGGTCGTCGGGCACTGCAGGGCGGTCGCCACACGGGCGTCCCCACTCCCACTCAGTCACATGGCCGGCCTGTTTGCCCTCACTGACCGTATTCCGCACCCATTGCCAAGGAGTCACACGTGGCCAACATCAAGTCCCAGAAGAAGCGCAACCTCACGAACGAGAAGGCGCGCCTGCGCAACAACGCCTACAAGTCCGAGCTGAAGACGCTCGTCCGCCGCGTCGACGAGGCCGTCAGCGCCTCGGACAAGCAGACCGCCCAGGACGCGCTGCGCGTCGTCTCCCGCAAGCTCGACAAGGCCGTCAGCAAGGGCGTGCTGCACAAGAACAACGCGGCGAACAAGAAGTCCGGTCTGGCCAAGCTGGTCGCCAAGATCTGATCCGCGTTCCCGCGATCGCCGCACCGGAGGCCCCGTCCCGCGCAGGGACGGGGCCTCCGTCGTGCCCGGGCGGCCACCCGGGCACCTTCACCGGGCGCGGCTGCCGCCGGCGGCTCAGCGGCGCCCGGACAGCGCGATCGTGGTGATCGCCCGCTCCACGGCGTAGGCCGGGTCCCGCCCCTCCCCCTTCACCTGGGCGTCGGCCTCGGCCAGCGCCCGCAGGGCGCGCACCAGGTCCTCCTCGGAGAAGCGGCGCGACTCCTCCTGCGCCCGCTCGACCTGCCACGGGGCGGCGCCGATCCGCTGCGCGAGCTGGCCGGCGCCGCCGCGGGTGCCGTGCACCTGCGCGATGGTGCGCAGCTTGGCGGCCAGCGCCCCGACCATGGGCACGGGGTCCACGCCGGTGTCCAGGGCCTGGCGCCAGAGCTTGAGCGCGTTCTCGGCGCGGCCGGCCAGGGCGGCGTCGGCGACCTTGAACGCGGTGGCCTCGACCCGGCCGCCGTAGTACTTCTCGACGTCGTCGAAGGTGATGCTCTCCGGCCCGTCCGAGAGCAGCTGCGCGCACGCGGCGGCGAGCTCCGCCGTGCTGCTGCCGACCGCCGCCGCCAGGGCCCGGGCGGCGTCCGGTTCGATCCGGCGGCGGTGGGTGCGGAACTCCGTGACGATGAACTCGGACTTGTCGCGGTCGTTCTTCAGGGGCTTGCACTCCACCACGGCGGCGCCGGCGGCCTTGAGCGCGTCGAGCAGCTTCTTGCCGCGGTTGCCGCCGCTGTGCTCCCAGAGCACGACGACGTCCGGGTCCGGGGCCTGGACGTAGGCGAGGCCGTCGGCCAGGCAGTCGTCGTTCATGGCCGCGAGGTTGGTGACGTGGATCAGCTTGGCGTCGTCGAACAGGGACGGGCTGGCCAGGGCGGTGAGCTGACCGGGGGCGTAGGCGGCGGCGTCGACCGTGGAGAGCTCCACGGGCCCGCGGCGGTCCTTGAGGAGCGCGCGGACCCGGTCGCGGGCGCGGGCGGCGAGGTAGTCCTCCGGCCCGGTGAGCAGGACGAGCGGGGCCGGTTCGACGTCGCGCCAGGTGGGGCCGGCGGCGGGTGCGGGGCGCCGTGCTGGGGTCATGGCCGCGTCCTCCTGTGCTGACGGCCGGGCGGCCGCGGGTGGGGTCGCCCCCAGTTTCTCACGGGGGCGGGACACCGGTGGCCCGACGGCGCCCCGGCGACCCGGCGACCCGGCAGCTGCCCGGCGGCGACCCGACGGTGGCCGACATCGCGGCGCGGTCCCCGATCGGCCCCGCGGCTCGCTAGCGTGGGGTCCATGACGCAGAACACGAGCACCGAAGAGCAGAGCACCGGCACGCACACCGGGAAGGTCGCGGTCGTCACCGGGGCCTCGACCGGGATCGGGGAGGCCACCGCCCGTCGGCTCCGCGCCGCCGGCTGGACCGTCTACGCGGTGGCCCGCCGCGCCGAGCGGCTGGAGGCCCTGGCCCGGGAGACCGGGGCCGTGCCGGCCCCGTGCGACATCACCGTCGACGACGAGGTGGAGGCCCTGCGGGAGCAGGTGCTCACCGAGCAGGGCCGGGTCGACGCGCTGCTGAACATCTCCGGCGGGGCCCGCGGCACCGACCGGGTGGCCGACGCGAGCACGGAGGACTGGGCCTGGATGTACGAGGTCAACGTGCTCGGCACGATGCGGATCACCCGGGCCTTCCTGCCGGCGCTGCGGGGCAACGGACAGGGCACGGTGCTGAACCTCACCTCCCTGGCCGCCCACCGGGCCTACGAGGGCGGGGCCGGCTACAACGCGGCGAAGTTCGCCGAGCGGGCGATGACGGAGGCGCTGCGCCTGGAGGAGGCCGAGCACAACGTGCGCGTGGTGGAGATCGCCCCCGGGCTGGTGCACACGGAGGAGTTCTCCCTCAACCGGCTGGGCGGGGACCAGGAGGCCGCGGATGCGGTGTACGCGGGCGTCGAGAAGCCGCTGACCGCGGCGGACGTGGCCCAGGTGTGCGCCTTCGCCGTGGAGCTGCCCCACCACGTGGACCTGGACACCGTCACCATCAAGCCCGTGGCCCAGGCCGCACCGCACAAGGTGATCCGCGCCGGCTGACGCCGCCCGGCGCCCCGGAGCGGGAAGGGCCCGGGCGGGGAGGGCCCGGGCGGGGAGGGCCCGGGAGGGGACCGCGCGTCCCACCGCGCTAGCCGTCGACGGGCAGCGCGCGCAGCCGGGCGCCCTCCCGCAGCAGGCGCACGCTGCCGTGCTGGTCGGTGCGCACGAGCGGCACCCCGGCCTCCCGGAGGTGGCCCAGGATCTGCGGGTGCGGGTGCCCGTAGTCGTTGTCCCGGCCCACCGAGACCACCGCCAGCGCCGGGGTGGCCGCGTCGATGATCGCGGTCCCGCCGTTGCGGGCGCCGTGGTGGGAGACCTTGAGCACGTCCACGTCCAGCTGCGCCCCGGCGGAGCGCAGCAGGGCCCGGGCGCCCTGCTCCTCGAGGTCGCCGGCGAGCAGCCAGGACGTCGTGCTCCCGTCCGACCCGGTGAGCTCGGCGCGCAGCACCAGGGAGGCGTTGTTCTCCTCGGCGGAGGACGCGCCGCCCCACCGGCGCGGGGCGGCCGGCGCCGGGGCGAGGACGGTCAGGCGCAGACCGCCCACGGTGCGGGTCTGCGCGGGCGGCGGGCGGTGGGCCGCCGCGCCGGGCAGGTCCTCGCCCAGCTCCCGCGGCGGGTCCGGGTCGGCGGTGGCGTACCAGATCTCCCCCGCGCCCCCGAGCCGCGCCACGGCGGCCAGCCCCCCGATGTGGTCGGCGTGGGCGTGGGTGAGGACCACCAGGTCGAGGTGGTCCACCCCGCTGTCCTCCAGGCACCGCTGCAGCGCCCGCGGGTCCGGGCCCGTGTCCACGAGCACGGCCCGCCCGGGGGCGGTGCGCAGCAGCACGGCGTCACCCTGCCCCACGTCGCACAGCACCGCCTCCCACGGGGGCGCCGGTCGGCGGGCCTCCGTGACGGCGCGCAGGACCAGCCCGGCCAGCACGACCAGCAGCAGCGCCCCCGTCGCCGTGCGCCGCCGTCGCCGCCGGCGGTCGCGCTCCCGCCAGTGCTGCTCCGGCAACGC
Protein-coding sequences here:
- a CDS encoding type II toxin-antitoxin system PemK/MazF family toxin, translated to MRLNLGALRRLAARAVDVYHRAARPRPAAPPRAGEGRPAGLSRPYPGDWTGPVRPVYRPLSDGQADPGEIVWTWVPFEEDHRRGKDRPVLVVDRAGDHLLCLMLTSRDRTDGLGQDPDYVDVGAGPWDPRGRPSEVKLDRVVRVLPADVRREGAVLPEDLFDRVAARLVRRRG
- the rpsT gene encoding 30S ribosomal protein S20; translation: MANIKSQKKRNLTNEKARLRNNAYKSELKTLVRRVDEAVSASDKQTAQDALRVVSRKLDKAVSKGVLHKNNAANKKSGLAKLVAKI
- a CDS encoding SDR family oxidoreductase; protein product: MTQNTSTEEQSTGTHTGKVAVVTGASTGIGEATARRLRAAGWTVYAVARRAERLEALARETGAVPAPCDITVDDEVEALREQVLTEQGRVDALLNISGGARGTDRVADASTEDWAWMYEVNVLGTMRITRAFLPALRGNGQGTVLNLTSLAAHRAYEGGAGYNAAKFAERAMTEALRLEEAEHNVRVVEIAPGLVHTEEFSLNRLGGDQEAADAVYAGVEKPLTAADVAQVCAFAVELPHHVDLDTVTIKPVAQAAPHKVIRAG
- the holA gene encoding DNA polymerase III subunit delta, which translates into the protein MTPARRPAPAAGPTWRDVEPAPLVLLTGPEDYLAARARDRVRALLKDRRGPVELSTVDAAAYAPGQLTALASPSLFDDAKLIHVTNLAAMNDDCLADGLAYVQAPDPDVVVLWEHSGGNRGKKLLDALKAAGAAVVECKPLKNDRDKSEFIVTEFRTHRRRIEPDAARALAAAVGSSTAELAAACAQLLSDGPESITFDDVEKYYGGRVEATAFKVADAALAGRAENALKLWRQALDTGVDPVPMVGALAAKLRTIAQVHGTRGGAGQLAQRIGAAPWQVERAQEESRRFSEEDLVRALRALAEADAQVKGEGRDPAYAVERAITTIALSGRR